The following DNA comes from Atribacterota bacterium.
GAAGGTCCGGTAGGGTCGCTTGTCTAAATTGCGATGCTCAGAAACGCTCACAATGAAGCGGTCAAAACCTCGCCAGAAATTGTAGAGGTACTCCACGAAGCCGTGGAGCTCCATCCGGTACCGGAGGAAATTTTCGGTTTCGGGGAGCACTTTGGGAACGATGTCCAGGGGAACTTTGGTCAGCATCTGGAGGACCTGGACAAGCAATGCTATGTTTTTTTCTTCGTCGTCCTGGTGGGCGAAAAATTTGAGAAGGGGAGAATTCTTCTTCCGCAACTCCTGGATCGCCCGCTGCAGCACTTCTCGGAAAGCCCGGCTCTGGAAAAGCTCCGCCGGAGTTTCGCACACTCGGTCTTCAATGTGGAGAATCGCCTTTTTCCCGATGATACGAAAATCTCGTTCCTCTTTGGCCACCGTTTTCCCCCTCGCGAACTTTTCGAAATATGATACGATACGAGCGGCGATTTGACAAGTGAATGGTGAATTAGACACGGACCGAAGAAACCGAATCGTGCTCGCCTTGTGGCCTGAGGAGTTTTTCAAATGCGCTCTTTTACCGCGTTGCTTTTGCCGTTCCCCTTCTTTGAAGTCGCTCTGGGCTGGATTTTTTGGAAGTCTCTTCCCTTGGTAAAGATTTTGGCCTATAATAAATACTGTCAAGGAGGGTTACCGTTGGCGAAAGTGTCTCCCCATTTTGGGTCGTGTCTTAACTCTTTCCCCTTCCTTTTTCTGGTCTGGAAGCACTTTCCGGAGAGTCTTCTGTCGGTGGAGGGAGGTCTGGATTGCCCTGGCCTTTCGCGGGCGCTTTTAAGGAAGGAAGGGGACTTTTACCCCTCCATTCATCATGAAGACCGGGAGGCAGTATGGCGGGAAAAGATGCTTTTTCTGGAAAACCGAGGACTGCAGGCGGTTTTCCGCTATCGCCTGGTGGGAGAACCACCGGTGTGGGTGGAGGAATGGGTGGCCTACGATAAGAAGCGTGGACGCTACGAGAGCCTGATTCAGGATGTGACTTCCTGGAAGGAACGGGAAAACTGGTACTTGGTAGAACAGAGGCTGAATCGTCAGCTTTTTGAGGCTTCTCCGGTACCCCTCTGGGAAGAGGATTTTTCGGCGCTCAAGTTGTATGCCAATGGGCTTTTAGCCAGGGGGGTGAAAAACCTGGGACGACATCTTGATACCCACAGAGAGGAAGTGGCCAGGGTGGTGCGAAAGATACGTATTTTGGAAGTCAATGCTAGCGCCCTGACACTCTGTGGTGTCAAGAGCAAAAAAGAGCTGGTCAAAAATCTACGGCAGTGCATTGACCCCTATGCTTTCGCCAAATACCGGGAGTATATTTTAGCCATTGCCCGGGGGGAATGCGCCTTTGAGTGGGAGGAGGAAAGCCAAAGCCTTTCCGGGAACCCCGTTCATGTGCACTGCAAGTGGCAGGTAGTTGCGGGGTATGAGGAAAGCTTTGCCCGGGTGATGGGTATGGCGATCGATGTGAGTAGGAGAAAAGCTCTGGAAGAGTCGATGGTCCATCAGGCTACTCATGATCCCTTGACCGGATTCTTGAATCGGGCGGCTTTTCTGAAAGAGGTGGAAGGTCTTTTGGAAAAGCGAAAGGAGAAACGCTTTGCCCTCTTTTTCATCGACCTTGATGGCTTCAAAAAAGTGAACGACCTCTTTGGTCATCAGGTGGGTGATACTCTTTTGGTTCTCTTTGCCACTCGTCTTAAGAATGTGGTGCGCCAGACGGACCTTTTAGCCCGCTTTGGGGGAGATGAATTTTTACTCCTGCAGCGGGAAATCACCCATCGAAACGATACCAGACGAATTGAGCGGCTTCTGCATGAGGTGGTGACCGAAGAGTTTATGGTGCAGCATTTTCGGATTCGGCTCTCTTTGAGCGTGGGCGTAGCCCTTTATCCGGACGATGCCACGGATTTTTCCGAGCTGGTTCGGATAGCTGACTCCCGAATGTACCAAGATAAGAGCGCAAAGTCGGTGCAAGAATCGACTTAGTTCGCTTTGGGTTTCTCTCCCCTTCGGGCCTGCTCAATATAGGAGCGGTAAAGGTTGAAATTGGCCAGGCTCATCTCTGGCGGAACTCCCCCAGCCCCGGAGAGGATGAAGCGCCGGTCTCCTCCGGTAGTCACCACCTCCCAGACGTGTGTGGCCAATTCCTCCGGAGCCATGCCTCCAATGGTGCAGCTTATGCCTCCTTTGAGAGTCACCCGGTCCCCGAACTCTTTTTTGAGTTGCTTTAAATCCATGTGGTCGTAAGGGTCGAGCGGATCAATGGAGTCGAATCCAGCTTCGACCATACCGGAAAAAAGAGGCATGATGTTTCCGTGGGAGTGGAGCATCGCTTTGAGTCCCCGGGCGTGGAAAGAGTCGACCAGGAGGCGGTGGTTTTCCTGAAAAATGTCCCGGTAAGTTTTGGGGCTGAAATACGGTGCGGCCTGAGTCCCTAAGTCGTCGGTAACCCAAATGCCATCCACCTCGCACTCTTCAGCGATGATGAGCCCCAGTTTGATGATGGCTTCGGTAGCCCGACGAGACATGGCTTTTACCCACTCCGGGTCATCTACGGTATCCGTCCAGGTGTTTTCTAAGCCTCGAAAGAGCATCCAGGTTGCTTCGAAGGCTCCCTTCCCCTCCATGGTGACAAAATATCCCCGGTCTTTTAGTTTCTTTACCGGGTCCCGCAAAGTTTTAGCTCGCTTGCGGAGCGCTTCCCAGTCGGGTTCTGGAAGGGTTTCAAAATCGTTGTGTGTCCGAACGGGGTTGGCGATGGCCTTGGCGTAGTAAGGTTTTTTGCGCCAGTACCAGACTCCTCCGTAAAAGGTGCGGGCCAAAATATGGGTTTCATCTTCAGAGAGGATATCGCAGAACATTCCCGGTCCTCCAGGGATATTGAGGGGTCCAGGGACAATCACCCAGTCAGAGCGGAAGAGTTC
Coding sequences within:
- a CDS encoding GGDEF domain-containing protein, whose translation is MRSFTALLLPFPFFEVALGWIFWKSLPLVKILAYNKYCQGGLPLAKVSPHFGSCLNSFPFLFLVWKHFPESLLSVEGGLDCPGLSRALLRKEGDFYPSIHHEDREAVWREKMLFLENRGLQAVFRYRLVGEPPVWVEEWVAYDKKRGRYESLIQDVTSWKERENWYLVEQRLNRQLFEASPVPLWEEDFSALKLYANGLLARGVKNLGRHLDTHREEVARVVRKIRILEVNASALTLCGVKSKKELVKNLRQCIDPYAFAKYREYILAIARGECAFEWEEESQSLSGNPVHVHCKWQVVAGYEESFARVMGMAIDVSRRKALEESMVHQATHDPLTGFLNRAAFLKEVEGLLEKRKEKRFALFFIDLDGFKKVNDLFGHQVGDTLLVLFATRLKNVVRQTDLLARFGGDEFLLLQREITHRNDTRRIERLLHEVVTEEFMVQHFRIRLSLSVGVALYPDDATDFSELVRIADSRMYQDKSAKSVQEST
- a CDS encoding uroporphyrinogen decarboxylase family protein produces the protein MTPYERIINALEGKSTDILPYVDGFECLEARLAFFGPQVMKAPWDEVALFEAELFRSDWVIVPGPLNIPGGPGMFCDILSEDETHILARTFYGGVWYWRKKPYYAKAIANPVRTHNDFETLPEPDWEALRKRAKTLRDPVKKLKDRGYFVTMEGKGAFEATWMLFRGLENTWTDTVDDPEWVKAMSRRATEAIIKLGLIIAEECEVDGIWVTDDLGTQAAPYFSPKTYRDIFQENHRLLVDSFHARGLKAMLHSHGNIMPLFSGMVEAGFDSIDPLDPYDHMDLKQLKKEFGDRVTLKGGISCTIGGMAPEELATHVWEVVTTGGDRRFILSGAGGVPPEMSLANFNLYRSYIEQARRGEKPKAN